Proteins found in one Anopheles aquasalis chromosome 3, idAnoAquaMG_Q_19, whole genome shotgun sequence genomic segment:
- the LOC126575515 gene encoding GATOR complex protein Iml1 isoform X2, giving the protein MMHKLFKLVTHQKTFSTEDLVLNPKEHPELKLHDIVEIYLPENEGCRLLLQVTSLNKDFNSRETISVEVNVANTFNLKAYSDVYMRVVADPAEVALDSVEITFKDQYIGRSEMWRLKTRLTNTCVYLHKKIEYCEGCIRCQVYEMWSQGERVACGVITDDTKVVFRSNTSMVYLFLQMSSEMWDFDIYGDLYFEKAVNGFLADLYKKWQKLGSNHEVTIVLFSRTFYAARSLDEFPAHMRDCLQIDYRGRFYEDFYRVAIQNERCDDWSTTLVQLRRLFTGYRDVVLRYHVRKDQPEVRIPPATNSTAAQGNFLEVLNISLNVFEKHYLDRSFDRTGQLSVVITPGVGVFEVDRELTNITKQRIIDNGVGSDLVCVGEQPLHAVPLLKFHNKDTLTSIDDYSMPHWINLSFYSTNKKIACSTFVPRIKPPPAIGGSSTEPGQQPLTNGGGVGGTSADTATTANRLRLPKKKPTDKKNEYIHNCLFDYDAYDDQIFQLPAVHGTSGSLQRMARTKKTSVPSLDGFGTYARTCEWEQDTLSPSMLRRKMSDPDIHHTSSSLLNVSAASHGSSPNTSDILGLPKPSTVSTVIVEGRTGAFGSSSGPVVRTGRALINPFDPSHVTIKLTSNRRRWTHIFPKGPQGVLIQQHHYQAVPAATQPANYFVDLDSSSEYAHTSSCTWGRVRHGSTASFDSRLNEEDVRWITENGGNRKKSMLHSPAGPHVPVTPSKSLTLLWGATGEQEWTPALTTGVDWKSLTIPACLPITTDYFPDKRSLHNDYVVSDYTLLPEDFNADYAANRAVYKKPLSTDEVFKELVSQRLAQGFQLIVLPDKSVTNPPQAPCCGGHLQLSFSNSSTPSSVLRRQPPQEATKEYLLSIGRIFHRISLSGYAITVTRYRPRHPYPPINVDYRYRFQAPQHDTYEVSGVNFTTEKLENFNWNYMDQYICTRGDTDYPLHENMKYWRYRMYLLPKDDVAMKKIMDGTVRRCDIFHEDSPFPPEKQICNDFVRFVEAHLNKIKKVQPAKKSREGPRQTHLTRRRHSTSILSRPPPSQQHGGWVKLYYNGISNGNPHHHQHHNHHHHHHHHHTPERFYFPSTLVGNSILTRAGSKVLDKSGSAMQTQQQSTNSSASGNTGTAAAAVASPGPLTVSSIGGKTTVDGIPLSTLNSPTEQGLPEDADDFSGESTKLKPTATLQEIFDALRHPEHGVGFLGPAQSMPSCTFVSYDAINWLQSRIEGPCNPIEILEEMRRARLICHASGDFHRPVVAGFCLYYIVRQVKESPEYIPPLGDLAAFENEWMEVEIQHPDLTRPIAAHDRGVTPFLRDSIDLDEGLIDGSLYKQTHLEIDVGGKSDRIEWGHARYHQRMIPGHAYEIVVQWITASGPIVYDLIYGWCRKAQPCGFQLVTIPADPLAEPFTEKSDPLRGPIFIPLDTDCLKQHRSFLFEEFHKETWPKRLLLFQEEIVKRFGFMRCTVETKTGSNQVSLDYQYVHCSGNMFILVPNPNMGLRSRQRLASGGTNFKKPINFINRYLTSLEPQMVPSNTGGTSAAGGGITASHEPSYITRHVTGKGNPKEDCDVIRRTGFLWSWNHMIPNKKWKSLVIAQTDDLFQLKMLRDFKEFCSNTDQRLVNFWESCWEQKEKVSIERT; this is encoded by the exons ATGATGCACAAACTGTTCAAACTCGTTACGCACCAGAAAACCTTCAGCA CCGAAGATCTGGTGCTGAACCCCAAGGAACATCCCGAGCTGAAGCTGCACGACATCGTGGAGATCTACTTGCCGGAGAATGAGggttgccggttgctgctgcaggttaCCAGCCTCAACAAGGACTTCAACTCACGCGAAACGATCAGCGTGGAGGTGAACGTGGCCAACACCTTCAACCTGAAGGCGTACAGCGATGTTTACATGCGTGTGGTGGCTGATCCGGCCGAGGTGGCCCTCGATTCGGTCGAGATAACGTTCAAGGATCAGTACATCGGCCGGTCGGAGATGTGGCGGCTGAAGACGCGGCTCACCAACACCTGCGTCTATCTGCACAAGAAGATCGAGTATTGTGAGGGCTGTATACGGTGCCAGGTGTACGAAATGTGGTCCCAGGGAGAACGGGTGGCCTGCGGTGTTATCACCGATGATACGAAGGTCGTTTTCCGCAGCAACACCTCGATGGTTTACCTGTTCCTACAGATGTCCTCCGAGATGTGGGATTTTGACATCTACGGTGATCTGTACTTCGAGAAGGCGGTCAACGGTTTCCTGGCCGATCTCtacaaaaaatggcaaaagctGGGCAGCAACCACGAGGTCACGATCGTGCTCTTCTCCCGCACCTTTTACGCGGCACGCAGTCTTGACGAGTTTCCGGCGCATATGCGCGACTGTCTGCAAATCGACTATCGCGGTCGGTTCTACGAGGATTTCTATCGCGTAGCGATACAGAACGAGCGGTGCGATGATTGGAGCACCACCCTGGTACAACTTCGGCGTCTCTTCACCGGTTACCGGGATGTGGTGTTGCGATATCACGTGCGAAAGGATCAACCGGAAGTGCGCataccaccggccaccaatTCGACTGCGGCCCAGGGCAACTTTCTCGAGGTGCTCAATATCTCACTGAACGTGTTTGAAAAGCACTACCTTGATCGAAGTTTCGACCGTACCGGGCAGCTATCGGTGGTCATAACacccggtgtcggtgtgttcgAGGTAGACCGGGAGCTGACCAACATCACGAAGCAACGGATCATCGATAATGGTGTGGGCAGTGATCTGGTTTGCGTCGGTGAACAGCCGCTGCATGCCGTTCCGTTACTCAAATTCCACAACAAGGACACGCTAACGTCGATCGATGACTACTCGATGCCACACTGGATCAATCTCAGCTTCTACTCGACCAACAAAAAGATCGCCTGCTCGACGTTCGTTCCTCgcatcaaaccaccaccggcgatcGGTGGCAGTTCAACGGAACCAGGGCAGCAACCACtgacgaacggtggtggtgttggtggtactAGTGCCGAtacggccaccaccgcgaaTCGATTGCGCCTTCCGAAGAAGAAACCGACGGACAAGAAGAACGAATACATCCACAACTGCCTGTTCGACTACGATGCGTACGATGATCAGATCTTCCAACTGCCAGCCGTTCACGGTACTAGCGGATCGCTGCAGCGAATGGCACGCACGAAGAAAACGTCCGTCCCGAGCTTGGATGGGTTCGGTACGTACGCACGAACTTGTGAATGGGAACAAGACACACTCAGTCCATCAATGTTGCGGCGGAAAATGTCCGATCCGGACATTCATCATACATCGAGCAGCTTGCTGAACGTGAGTGCTGCCTCGCACGGCAGCTCGCCCAACACGAGCGATATTCTCGGGCTGCCCAAACCGAGCACGGTGTCGACGGTGATCGTGGAGGGGCGCACCGGTGCATTCGGTTCATCGAGCGGGCCCGTCGTCCGGACGGGGCGAGCCCTGATCAACCCGTTCGATCCATCGCACGTCACAATCAAGCTCACCTCGAACCGGCGACGTTGGACACACATTTTCCCTAAA GGACCGCAAGGTGTActgatccagcagcaccactatcAGGCTGTGCCGGCTGCCACACAACCAGCCAATTATTTCGTTGATTTGGATTCAAGCAGCGAGTATGCGCACACTTCCTCGTGTACTTGGGGCCGAGTACGCCACGGAAGTACCGCTTCCTTCGATAGCCGCCTCAACGAGGAGGATGTAAGGTGGATAACGGAAAATGGAG GAAATCGCAAAAAGTCCATGCTACACTCGCCGGCTGGTCCGCACGTACCGGTGACGCCTTCAAAAAGCCTCACGCTCTTGTGGGGTGCGACCGGAGAGCAGGAGTGGACGCCGGCCCTCACCACAG GGGTGGACTGGAAGTCACTCACGATTCCGGCATGTCTGCCCATTACGACGGACTATTTCCCGGACAAGCGCTCGCTGCACAATGATTACGTTGTATCGGACTATACACTGCTGCCGGAAGACTTCAATGCCGACTACGCCGCTAACCGAGCCGTCTACAAAAAGCCCTTATCAACGGACGAGGTGTTTAAGGAGCTGGTGTCGCAACGGCTTGCCCAG GGATTTCAATTGATCGTGCTGCCGGACAAAAGTGTCACGAATCCACCGCAGGCACCGTGTTGTGGTGGCCACCTGCAGCTCAGTTTCTCAAACTCTAGTACCCCATCTAGCGTGCTGCGCAGGCAGCCACCCCAGGAAGCGACCAAAGAGTATTTGCTATCGATCGGTCGCATCTTTCACCGTATCTCACTCAGTGGATACGCCATCACAGTCACGCGCTACCGACCACG TCATCCGTATCCGCCGATCAACGTCGACTATCGGTACCGATTTCAAGCACCACAGCACGATACATATGAAGTGAGCGGTGTGAATTTCACAACCGAGAAGCTGGAAAACTTCAACTGGAACTACATGGATCAGTACATCTGCACACGGGGCGACACTGATTATCCGCTGCACGAG AACATGAAATACTGGCGCTACCGGATGTACCTACTGCCGAAAGATGATGTTGCCATGAAGAAGATCATGGATGGTACGGTACGACGGTGCGACATTTTCCACGAGGATAGCCCATTCCCACCGGAGAAGCAGATCTGTAATGATTTTGTTCGCTTCGTGGAAGCGCATCTCAACAAGATCAAGAAGGTTCAGCCAGCCAAGAAATCTCGG GAAGGGCCACGCCAAACGCACCTCACCAGACGACGCCACAGTACGAGCATCCTGTCCCGGCCACCACCCAGCCAG cagcatggtggATGGGTTAAACTGTATTATAACGGCATTAGCAATGGCAacccccaccatcaccaacaccacaatcaccatcaccaccaccaccatcaccacactcCTGAACGCTTTTATTTTCCTAGCACTCTCGTCGGTAACAG CATTCTAACCCGTGCCGGTTCGAAGGTACTGGACAAGAGTGGAAGTGCGatgcaaacgcagcagcaatcaACCAACTCTTCAGCTTCAGGCAACAcggggacagcagcagcagcagtagcatcaccAGGACCACTAACAGTCAGCTCGATCGGTGGTAAAACAACGGTCGATGGTATACCACTGTCGACGCTCAACTCGCCAACCGAACAGGGTCTGCCCGAGGATGCGGATGACTTTAGCGGGGAAAGCACAAAGCTCAAACCGACCGCCACGCTGCAGGAGATCTTCGATGCCCTACGTCACCCGGAACATGGTGTAGGATTCCTTGGTCCAGCGCAGAGTATGCCCTCGTGTACGTTCGTTTCGTACGATGCGATCAACTGGCTGCAGAGCCGCATCGAGGGTCCCTGCAATCCAATCGAGATCCTGGAAGAGATGCGACG TGCTCGATTGATTTGCCACGCTTCGGGTGACTTTcatcgaccggtggtggccggtttcTGTCTGTACTACATCGTGCGGCAGGTGAAGGAATCCCCGGAATACATACCACCGTTGGGTGATTTGGCTGCCTTCGAGAACGAGTGGATGGAGGTTGAGATTCAGCATCCGGATCTGACGCGACCGATTGCAGCGCATGATCGCGGTGTGACACCGTTCCTACgtgattcgatcgatctcgacgAGGGCCTAATTGATGGATCGCTTTACAAGCAAACGCATCTGGAGATCGATGTGGGTGGGAAATCGGACCGGATCGAGTGGGGCCATGCGCGATACCATCAGCGGATGATACCGGGCCATGCGTACGAGATCGTCGTCCAGTGGATCACGGCATCCGGGCCGATCGTGTACGATCTCATTTACGGCTGGTGCCGGAAGGCGCAACCGTGCGGTTTTCAGCTCGTCACCATCCCGGCTGATCCGCTGGCCGAACCGTTCACCGAGAAGTCGGATCCGCTGCGCGGACCGATCTTCATTCCACTCGACACAGACTGCCTGAAGCAGCACCGTAGCTTTCTGTTCGAGGAGTTCCACAAGGAGACGTGGCCgaagcggttgctgctgttccaggAGGAGATCGTGAAGCGGTTCGGTTTCATGCGCTGCACGGTCGAGACGAAAACGGGCTCGAACCAGGTGTCGCTCGACTACCAGTACGTACACTGTAGCGGCAATATGTTTATCCTTGTGCCGAACCCGAACATGGGTCTACGATCGCGCCAACGGCTCGCCTCCGGTGGAACCAACTTCAAGAAACCGATCAACTTCATCAACCGCTACCTTACCTCGCTCGAACCGCAGATGGTACCGTCGAACACGGGCGGCACCAGCGCTGCTGGCGGAGGAATAACGGCCAGCCACGAACCGTCGTACATTACGCGGCACGTAACCGGTAAGGGTAACCCGAAGGAGGACTGTGACGTGATAAGGCGCACCGGATTCCTGTGGTCCTGGAACCACATGATACCGAACAAGAAGTGGAAGTCGCTCGTCATCGCCCAAACGGACGATCTGTTCCAGTTGAAGATGCTGCGTGATTTCAAGGAATTCTGCAGCAACACTGACCAGCGGCTGGTGAACTTCTGGGAGTCGTGCTGGGAGCAGAAAGAGAAGGTATCGATCGAGCGTACGTGA
- the LOC126575515 gene encoding GATOR complex protein Iml1 isoform X5, with protein MMHKLFKLVTHQKTFSTEDLVLNPKEHPELKLHDIVEIYLPENEGCRLLLQVTSLNKDFNSRETISVEVNVANTFNLKAYSDVYMRVVADPAEVALDSVEITFKDQYIGRSEMWRLKTRLTNTCVYLHKKIEYCEGCIRCQVYEMWSQGERVACGVITDDTKVVFRSNTSMVYLFLQMSSEMWDFDIYGDLYFEKAVNGFLADLYKKWQKLGSNHEVTIVLFSRTFYAARSLDEFPAHMRDCLQIDYRGRFYEDFYRVAIQNERCDDWSTTLVQLRRLFTGYRDVVLRYHVRKDQPEVRIPPATNSTAAQGNFLEVLNISLNVFEKHYLDRSFDRTGQLSVVITPGVGVFEVDRELTNITKQRIIDNGVGSDLVCVGEQPLHAVPLLKFHNKDTLTSIDDYSMPHWINLSFYSTNKKIACSTFVPRIKPPPAIGGSSTEPGQQPLTNGGGVGGTSADTATTANRLRLPKKKPTDKKNEYIHNCLFDYDAYDDQIFQLPAVHGTSGSLQRMARTKKTSVPSLDGFGTYARTCEWEQDTLSPSMLRRKMSDPDIHHTSSSLLNVSAASHGSSPNTSDILGLPKPSTVSTVIVEGRTGAFGSSSGPVVRTGRALINPFDPSHVTIKLTSNRRRWTHIFPKGPQGVLIQQHHYQAVPAATQPANYFVDLDSSSEYAHTSSCTWGRVRHGSTASFDSRLNEEDVRWITENGGNRKKSMLHSPAGPHVPVTPSKSLTLLWGATGEQEWTPALTTVGRVIIGVDWKSLTIPACLPITTDYFPDKRSLHNDYVVSDYTLLPEDFNADYAANRAVYKKPLSTDEVFKELVSQRLAQGFQLIVLPDKSVTNPPQAPCCGGHLQLSFSNSSTPSSVLRRQPPQEATKEYLLSIGRIFHRISLSGYAITVTRYRPRHPYPPINVDYRYRFQAPQHDTYEVSGVNFTTEKLENFNWNYMDQYICTRGDTDYPLHENMKYWRYRMYLLPKDDVAMKKIMDGTVRRCDIFHEDSPFPPEKQICNDFVRFVEAHLNKIKKVQPAKKSRHGGWVKLYYNGISNGNPHHHQHHNHHHHHHHHHTPERFYFPSTLVGNSILTRAGSKVLDKSGSAMQTQQQSTNSSASGNTGTAAAAVASPGPLTVSSIGGKTTVDGIPLSTLNSPTEQGLPEDADDFSGESTKLKPTATLQEIFDALRHPEHGVGFLGPAQSMPSCTFVSYDAINWLQSRIEGPCNPIEILEEMRRARLICHASGDFHRPVVAGFCLYYIVRQVKESPEYIPPLGDLAAFENEWMEVEIQHPDLTRPIAAHDRGVTPFLRDSIDLDEGLIDGSLYKQTHLEIDVGGKSDRIEWGHARYHQRMIPGHAYEIVVQWITASGPIVYDLIYGWCRKAQPCGFQLVTIPADPLAEPFTEKSDPLRGPIFIPLDTDCLKQHRSFLFEEFHKETWPKRLLLFQEEIVKRFGFMRCTVETKTGSNQVSLDYQYVHCSGNMFILVPNPNMGLRSRQRLASGGTNFKKPINFINRYLTSLEPQMVPSNTGGTSAAGGGITASHEPSYITRHVTGKGNPKEDCDVIRRTGFLWSWNHMIPNKKWKSLVIAQTDDLFQLKMLRDFKEFCSNTDQRLVNFWESCWEQKEKVSIERT; from the exons ATGATGCACAAACTGTTCAAACTCGTTACGCACCAGAAAACCTTCAGCA CCGAAGATCTGGTGCTGAACCCCAAGGAACATCCCGAGCTGAAGCTGCACGACATCGTGGAGATCTACTTGCCGGAGAATGAGggttgccggttgctgctgcaggttaCCAGCCTCAACAAGGACTTCAACTCACGCGAAACGATCAGCGTGGAGGTGAACGTGGCCAACACCTTCAACCTGAAGGCGTACAGCGATGTTTACATGCGTGTGGTGGCTGATCCGGCCGAGGTGGCCCTCGATTCGGTCGAGATAACGTTCAAGGATCAGTACATCGGCCGGTCGGAGATGTGGCGGCTGAAGACGCGGCTCACCAACACCTGCGTCTATCTGCACAAGAAGATCGAGTATTGTGAGGGCTGTATACGGTGCCAGGTGTACGAAATGTGGTCCCAGGGAGAACGGGTGGCCTGCGGTGTTATCACCGATGATACGAAGGTCGTTTTCCGCAGCAACACCTCGATGGTTTACCTGTTCCTACAGATGTCCTCCGAGATGTGGGATTTTGACATCTACGGTGATCTGTACTTCGAGAAGGCGGTCAACGGTTTCCTGGCCGATCTCtacaaaaaatggcaaaagctGGGCAGCAACCACGAGGTCACGATCGTGCTCTTCTCCCGCACCTTTTACGCGGCACGCAGTCTTGACGAGTTTCCGGCGCATATGCGCGACTGTCTGCAAATCGACTATCGCGGTCGGTTCTACGAGGATTTCTATCGCGTAGCGATACAGAACGAGCGGTGCGATGATTGGAGCACCACCCTGGTACAACTTCGGCGTCTCTTCACCGGTTACCGGGATGTGGTGTTGCGATATCACGTGCGAAAGGATCAACCGGAAGTGCGCataccaccggccaccaatTCGACTGCGGCCCAGGGCAACTTTCTCGAGGTGCTCAATATCTCACTGAACGTGTTTGAAAAGCACTACCTTGATCGAAGTTTCGACCGTACCGGGCAGCTATCGGTGGTCATAACacccggtgtcggtgtgttcgAGGTAGACCGGGAGCTGACCAACATCACGAAGCAACGGATCATCGATAATGGTGTGGGCAGTGATCTGGTTTGCGTCGGTGAACAGCCGCTGCATGCCGTTCCGTTACTCAAATTCCACAACAAGGACACGCTAACGTCGATCGATGACTACTCGATGCCACACTGGATCAATCTCAGCTTCTACTCGACCAACAAAAAGATCGCCTGCTCGACGTTCGTTCCTCgcatcaaaccaccaccggcgatcGGTGGCAGTTCAACGGAACCAGGGCAGCAACCACtgacgaacggtggtggtgttggtggtactAGTGCCGAtacggccaccaccgcgaaTCGATTGCGCCTTCCGAAGAAGAAACCGACGGACAAGAAGAACGAATACATCCACAACTGCCTGTTCGACTACGATGCGTACGATGATCAGATCTTCCAACTGCCAGCCGTTCACGGTACTAGCGGATCGCTGCAGCGAATGGCACGCACGAAGAAAACGTCCGTCCCGAGCTTGGATGGGTTCGGTACGTACGCACGAACTTGTGAATGGGAACAAGACACACTCAGTCCATCAATGTTGCGGCGGAAAATGTCCGATCCGGACATTCATCATACATCGAGCAGCTTGCTGAACGTGAGTGCTGCCTCGCACGGCAGCTCGCCCAACACGAGCGATATTCTCGGGCTGCCCAAACCGAGCACGGTGTCGACGGTGATCGTGGAGGGGCGCACCGGTGCATTCGGTTCATCGAGCGGGCCCGTCGTCCGGACGGGGCGAGCCCTGATCAACCCGTTCGATCCATCGCACGTCACAATCAAGCTCACCTCGAACCGGCGACGTTGGACACACATTTTCCCTAAA GGACCGCAAGGTGTActgatccagcagcaccactatcAGGCTGTGCCGGCTGCCACACAACCAGCCAATTATTTCGTTGATTTGGATTCAAGCAGCGAGTATGCGCACACTTCCTCGTGTACTTGGGGCCGAGTACGCCACGGAAGTACCGCTTCCTTCGATAGCCGCCTCAACGAGGAGGATGTAAGGTGGATAACGGAAAATGGAG GAAATCGCAAAAAGTCCATGCTACACTCGCCGGCTGGTCCGCACGTACCGGTGACGCCTTCAAAAAGCCTCACGCTCTTGTGGGGTGCGACCGGAGAGCAGGAGTGGACGCCGGCCCTCACCACAG TCGGAAGAGTGATCATAG GGGTGGACTGGAAGTCACTCACGATTCCGGCATGTCTGCCCATTACGACGGACTATTTCCCGGACAAGCGCTCGCTGCACAATGATTACGTTGTATCGGACTATACACTGCTGCCGGAAGACTTCAATGCCGACTACGCCGCTAACCGAGCCGTCTACAAAAAGCCCTTATCAACGGACGAGGTGTTTAAGGAGCTGGTGTCGCAACGGCTTGCCCAG GGATTTCAATTGATCGTGCTGCCGGACAAAAGTGTCACGAATCCACCGCAGGCACCGTGTTGTGGTGGCCACCTGCAGCTCAGTTTCTCAAACTCTAGTACCCCATCTAGCGTGCTGCGCAGGCAGCCACCCCAGGAAGCGACCAAAGAGTATTTGCTATCGATCGGTCGCATCTTTCACCGTATCTCACTCAGTGGATACGCCATCACAGTCACGCGCTACCGACCACG TCATCCGTATCCGCCGATCAACGTCGACTATCGGTACCGATTTCAAGCACCACAGCACGATACATATGAAGTGAGCGGTGTGAATTTCACAACCGAGAAGCTGGAAAACTTCAACTGGAACTACATGGATCAGTACATCTGCACACGGGGCGACACTGATTATCCGCTGCACGAG AACATGAAATACTGGCGCTACCGGATGTACCTACTGCCGAAAGATGATGTTGCCATGAAGAAGATCATGGATGGTACGGTACGACGGTGCGACATTTTCCACGAGGATAGCCCATTCCCACCGGAGAAGCAGATCTGTAATGATTTTGTTCGCTTCGTGGAAGCGCATCTCAACAAGATCAAGAAGGTTCAGCCAGCCAAGAAATCTCGG catggtggATGGGTTAAACTGTATTATAACGGCATTAGCAATGGCAacccccaccatcaccaacaccacaatcaccatcaccaccaccaccatcaccacactcCTGAACGCTTTTATTTTCCTAGCACTCTCGTCGGTAACAG CATTCTAACCCGTGCCGGTTCGAAGGTACTGGACAAGAGTGGAAGTGCGatgcaaacgcagcagcaatcaACCAACTCTTCAGCTTCAGGCAACAcggggacagcagcagcagcagtagcatcaccAGGACCACTAACAGTCAGCTCGATCGGTGGTAAAACAACGGTCGATGGTATACCACTGTCGACGCTCAACTCGCCAACCGAACAGGGTCTGCCCGAGGATGCGGATGACTTTAGCGGGGAAAGCACAAAGCTCAAACCGACCGCCACGCTGCAGGAGATCTTCGATGCCCTACGTCACCCGGAACATGGTGTAGGATTCCTTGGTCCAGCGCAGAGTATGCCCTCGTGTACGTTCGTTTCGTACGATGCGATCAACTGGCTGCAGAGCCGCATCGAGGGTCCCTGCAATCCAATCGAGATCCTGGAAGAGATGCGACG TGCTCGATTGATTTGCCACGCTTCGGGTGACTTTcatcgaccggtggtggccggtttcTGTCTGTACTACATCGTGCGGCAGGTGAAGGAATCCCCGGAATACATACCACCGTTGGGTGATTTGGCTGCCTTCGAGAACGAGTGGATGGAGGTTGAGATTCAGCATCCGGATCTGACGCGACCGATTGCAGCGCATGATCGCGGTGTGACACCGTTCCTACgtgattcgatcgatctcgacgAGGGCCTAATTGATGGATCGCTTTACAAGCAAACGCATCTGGAGATCGATGTGGGTGGGAAATCGGACCGGATCGAGTGGGGCCATGCGCGATACCATCAGCGGATGATACCGGGCCATGCGTACGAGATCGTCGTCCAGTGGATCACGGCATCCGGGCCGATCGTGTACGATCTCATTTACGGCTGGTGCCGGAAGGCGCAACCGTGCGGTTTTCAGCTCGTCACCATCCCGGCTGATCCGCTGGCCGAACCGTTCACCGAGAAGTCGGATCCGCTGCGCGGACCGATCTTCATTCCACTCGACACAGACTGCCTGAAGCAGCACCGTAGCTTTCTGTTCGAGGAGTTCCACAAGGAGACGTGGCCgaagcggttgctgctgttccaggAGGAGATCGTGAAGCGGTTCGGTTTCATGCGCTGCACGGTCGAGACGAAAACGGGCTCGAACCAGGTGTCGCTCGACTACCAGTACGTACACTGTAGCGGCAATATGTTTATCCTTGTGCCGAACCCGAACATGGGTCTACGATCGCGCCAACGGCTCGCCTCCGGTGGAACCAACTTCAAGAAACCGATCAACTTCATCAACCGCTACCTTACCTCGCTCGAACCGCAGATGGTACCGTCGAACACGGGCGGCACCAGCGCTGCTGGCGGAGGAATAACGGCCAGCCACGAACCGTCGTACATTACGCGGCACGTAACCGGTAAGGGTAACCCGAAGGAGGACTGTGACGTGATAAGGCGCACCGGATTCCTGTGGTCCTGGAACCACATGATACCGAACAAGAAGTGGAAGTCGCTCGTCATCGCCCAAACGGACGATCTGTTCCAGTTGAAGATGCTGCGTGATTTCAAGGAATTCTGCAGCAACACTGACCAGCGGCTGGTGAACTTCTGGGAGTCGTGCTGGGAGCAGAAAGAGAAGGTATCGATCGAGCGTACGTGA